In Massilia violaceinigra, one DNA window encodes the following:
- a CDS encoding RDD family protein produces the protein MQNSKTPIATPTLKRRLICLVYELFLLTAVVMFGLLIFLLVTQKLSQSIIEYGRTVVLFLVPGAYFIYSWTGSGHTLAMKTWRIKLVKVGHASVPFKAAAVRYLLGWGWVLPALIICWRFHLTSKTQVASALAINIVAWAMTVFLDKDRQFLHDRLAGTRLISLPKPVKAAKPAKA, from the coding sequence ATGCAAAATAGTAAGACCCCGATTGCCACGCCCACCCTGAAACGTCGTCTGATCTGCCTGGTGTACGAACTGTTTCTGCTGACCGCCGTGGTCATGTTCGGCCTGCTCATCTTCCTGCTGGTCACCCAGAAACTGAGCCAGAGCATCATCGAATACGGCCGCACGGTGGTGCTGTTCCTGGTGCCGGGCGCTTATTTCATCTATTCCTGGACCGGCAGCGGCCATACGCTGGCCATGAAAACTTGGCGCATCAAGCTGGTCAAGGTGGGCCATGCCAGCGTGCCGTTCAAGGCCGCTGCCGTGCGCTACCTGCTGGGCTGGGGCTGGGTGCTGCCGGCACTCATCATCTGCTGGCGCTTTCACCTGACCAGCAAGACCCAGGTGGCCAGCGCGCTGGCGATCAATATCGTGGCGTGGGCAATGACGGTGTTTCTCGACAAGGACCGGCAATTCCTGCACGACAGGCTGGCCGGCACGCGGCTCATTTCGCTGCCCAAGCCGGTCAAGGCAGCCAAGCCGGCCAAAGCCTGA
- the ilvN gene encoding acetolactate synthase small subunit, with amino-acid sequence MRHIISVLLENEAGALSRVVGLFSARGYNIETLTVAPTEDATLSRMTIVTSGSDDVIEQITKHLNRLIEVVKVVDLTEGAHIERELMLIKVRAVGKEREEMKRTADIFRGRIIDVTEKTYTIELTGNKGKLDAFIDSIDRASILETVRTGGSGIGRGERILKV; translated from the coding sequence ATGCGCCATATCATTTCTGTCCTGCTTGAAAACGAAGCCGGTGCGCTCTCGCGCGTGGTCGGGCTGTTCTCGGCCCGCGGCTACAACATTGAAACCCTGACCGTGGCGCCGACCGAAGACGCCACCCTGTCGCGCATGACCATCGTCACCAGCGGCTCGGACGATGTGATCGAACAGATCACCAAGCACCTGAACCGCCTGATCGAGGTGGTCAAGGTGGTCGACCTGACCGAGGGCGCGCATATCGAGCGCGAGCTCATGCTGATCAAGGTGCGCGCGGTCGGCAAGGAACGCGAAGAGATGAAGCGTACCGCGGATATCTTCCGCGGCCGCATCATCGACGTGACGGAAAAGACCTACACGATCGAGCTGACCGGCAACAAGGGCAAGCTCGACGCGTTCATCGATTCCATCGACCGCGCCTCCATCCTCGAAACGGTACGTACCGGCGGGTCGGGTATCGGCCGCGGCGAACGCATCCTCAAAGTTTAA
- a CDS encoding acetolactate synthase 3 catalytic subunit, with translation MNNESSATITGSEILVRCLAEEGVKHVFGYPGGAVLYIYDAIFKQDKFQHVLVRHEQAAVHAADAYSRSSNTVGVALVTSGPGVTNAVTGLATAYMDSIPMVVISGQVPSTAIGQDAFQECDTVGITRPCVKHNFLVKDVKDLAATIKKAFFIARTGRPGPVLVDIPKDISMHKCAYDYPKDIEMRSYKPIDKGHSGQIRKAVQLLLQAERPMIYTGGGVILANASPELNKLVDKLGFPVTNTLMGLGGYRASSDNFVGMPGMHGTYEANMAMQHCDVLIAIGARFDDRVIGNPKHFASNPRKIIHVDIDPSSISKRVKVDIPIVGNVKDVLIEFLAQLDAADAKVNAAPLKDWWKQIGEWRGRDCLKFAESDLVIKPQSVVQKVWEITKGDAFITSDVGQHQMWAAQYYPFDKPRRWINSGGLGTMGVGLPYAMGVQMANPDATVACITGEGSIQMCIQELATCKQYHLTPKIILLNNRFLGMVRQWQQIDYGSRYSESYMDSLPDFSMLAESFGHVGMKIEKPGDVDGALKEAFGMKDRLVFMNFITDQSENVWPMVKAGKGLSEMLLGSEDL, from the coding sequence ATGAACAACGAATCATCGGCCACCATCACGGGGTCCGAAATACTTGTCCGTTGTCTGGCGGAAGAAGGCGTTAAACACGTTTTCGGTTATCCAGGCGGCGCCGTACTGTATATCTACGACGCCATCTTCAAGCAAGACAAATTCCAACACGTCCTGGTACGCCATGAGCAGGCCGCCGTGCATGCGGCAGATGCCTATTCGCGCAGCTCGAACACCGTCGGCGTGGCCCTGGTCACCTCCGGTCCTGGTGTTACCAATGCCGTCACCGGCCTGGCAACGGCGTACATGGATTCGATCCCGATGGTCGTCATTTCCGGTCAGGTGCCCAGCACCGCGATCGGCCAGGATGCCTTCCAGGAATGCGACACCGTCGGCATCACGCGTCCCTGCGTCAAGCACAACTTCCTGGTGAAGGATGTGAAAGACCTGGCCGCGACGATCAAGAAAGCGTTCTTCATTGCGCGCACCGGCCGTCCCGGCCCGGTCCTGGTCGACATCCCCAAAGACATCAGCATGCACAAATGCGCCTACGACTATCCGAAGGATATCGAGATGCGCTCGTACAAGCCGATCGACAAGGGCCATTCGGGCCAGATCCGCAAGGCCGTGCAACTGCTGCTGCAGGCTGAACGTCCGATGATCTACACCGGCGGCGGCGTGATCCTGGCCAATGCCTCGCCCGAGCTGAACAAGCTGGTCGACAAACTCGGCTTCCCGGTCACCAACACCCTGATGGGCCTGGGCGGCTACCGCGCGTCGAGCGATAACTTCGTCGGCATGCCCGGCATGCACGGCACCTACGAAGCGAACATGGCGATGCAGCACTGCGACGTCCTGATCGCCATCGGGGCGCGCTTCGACGACCGTGTGATCGGCAACCCGAAACACTTCGCCTCCAACCCGCGCAAGATCATCCACGTGGACATCGATCCATCGTCGATTTCCAAGCGCGTCAAGGTCGATATTCCCATCGTCGGCAACGTCAAGGACGTGCTGATCGAATTCCTCGCGCAGCTCGACGCCGCCGACGCCAAGGTCAATGCCGCCCCGTTGAAAGACTGGTGGAAGCAGATCGGCGAATGGCGCGGGCGCGACTGCCTGAAATTCGCCGAATCGGACCTGGTCATCAAGCCGCAATCGGTGGTGCAAAAGGTCTGGGAAATCACCAAGGGCGACGCCTTCATCACCTCCGACGTCGGCCAGCACCAGATGTGGGCGGCCCAGTACTACCCGTTCGACAAGCCGCGCCGCTGGATCAATTCCGGCGGCCTGGGCACGATGGGTGTGGGCTTGCCGTACGCCATGGGCGTGCAGATGGCCAATCCCGACGCGACGGTCGCCTGCATCACCGGCGAAGGCTCGATCCAGATGTGCATTCAGGAGCTGGCTACCTGCAAGCAATATCACCTGACGCCGAAAATCATTTTGCTCAACAACCGCTTCCTCGGCATGGTGCGCCAGTGGCAGCAGATCGACTACGGTTCGCGCTATTCCGAGTCCTACATGGATTCGCTGCCGGACTTCTCGATGCTGGCCGAATCGTTCGGTCACGTCGGCATGAAGATCGAAAAGCCGGGCGACGTCGATGGTGCACTGAAAGAAGCTTTTGGGATGAAAGACCGCCTCGTGTTCATGAACTTCATCACTGACCAGTCCGAAAACGTCTGGCCGATGGTCAAGGCCGGCAAGGGCTTGTCCGAAATGCTGCTCGGCTCGGAGGACCTGTAA
- a CDS encoding RNA polymerase sigma factor, whose protein sequence is MATDKELSDFLENVERRAFKQAVYAVRKDEAALDIVQDAMIKLAEKYGDKPAAELPMLFQRILQNTILDYFRREKVRNTWVSLFSGMGKREGEDEEFDILESLEAEQGSASAESSADQVERQQTLSLIDAEVQKLPARQREAFLMRYWQDMDVAETAEAMGCSEGSVKTHCSRATHTLAESLKAKGIKL, encoded by the coding sequence ATGGCCACAGACAAAGAGTTATCCGATTTTCTTGAGAATGTCGAACGGCGCGCTTTCAAGCAAGCCGTGTACGCCGTCCGCAAGGATGAAGCGGCGCTGGATATCGTGCAGGACGCGATGATCAAGCTCGCCGAAAAATACGGAGACAAGCCGGCCGCCGAGCTGCCGATGCTGTTCCAGCGCATCCTGCAAAACACCATCCTCGATTACTTCCGGCGCGAAAAGGTGCGCAATACCTGGGTCAGCCTCTTCTCGGGCATGGGTAAACGCGAGGGAGAAGACGAAGAATTTGATATACTTGAATCGCTTGAGGCAGAACAAGGTTCCGCCTCGGCGGAATCGAGCGCCGATCAGGTCGAGCGCCAGCAGACACTCAGTCTGATCGATGCCGAAGTACAAAAACTGCCAGCGCGTCAACGGGAAGCCTTCCTCATGCGTTACTGGCAGGACATGGACGTGGCTGAAACGGCCGAAGCGATGGGGTGTTCGGAGGGAAGTGTCAAAACGCACTGCTCGCGAGCCACCCATACCCTCGCTGAATCGCTGAAAGCCAAGGGAATAAAATTATGA
- a CDS encoding DUF3619 family protein, which translates to MNTDDLNFAYKVRHALNEHLDDLPASTSERLAAARAAAMARKKPHAPVKAAQTQLAGNIGALFSFSSLGRMSVAIPLMALVAGLAGVYQYEEQQRIAEIAELDAAVLSDELPLTAYLDQGFNAYLAQRGQ; encoded by the coding sequence ATGAACACCGACGATCTGAACTTTGCGTACAAGGTACGCCATGCCCTGAACGAGCACCTCGACGACCTGCCGGCGTCGACCAGCGAGCGCCTGGCCGCCGCGCGCGCGGCCGCGATGGCGCGCAAGAAGCCGCACGCCCCGGTCAAGGCTGCACAAACTCAGCTGGCAGGCAATATCGGCGCCCTGTTCTCGTTTTCCTCGCTCGGCCGCATGAGCGTGGCCATTCCCCTGATGGCGCTGGTGGCCGGCCTGGCTGGCGTGTACCAGTACGAAGAACAGCAGCGTATCGCCGAAATCGCCGAGCTGGACGCGGCGGTCCTGTCCGACGAGCTGCCGCTGACGGCGTATCTGGACCAGGGTTTCAACGCCTACCTCGCGCAGCGCGGCCAATAA
- a CDS encoding rRNA pseudouridine synthase encodes MNDSTIRLAKRVAEMMPCSRAEADKYIAGGWISVDGVVVEEAGARVADEQDVVIHPEATLVELAPVTILFHKPAGYSAGADADAEAALNLLTQENLLVAEHGKQRFLKRHLANLTLTSPLETKASGLVVFTQDFRVARKLIDEGARVEQEFVVEVKGDIREGGLALLNHGLTFNGKEIPPMKVSWQNETRLRFALKGVKPGQLMHMCRLVGLSIVSIKRLRIGRLPMASLPSGQWRYLHDYERF; translated from the coding sequence ATGAATGATTCCACCATCCGCCTCGCCAAGCGCGTCGCCGAAATGATGCCGTGCTCGCGCGCGGAAGCCGACAAGTACATCGCGGGAGGGTGGATCAGCGTTGACGGCGTGGTCGTCGAGGAAGCCGGCGCGCGCGTGGCCGACGAGCAGGACGTCGTCATCCATCCCGAGGCAACGCTGGTCGAACTGGCGCCCGTCACCATCCTGTTCCACAAGCCCGCCGGCTACAGCGCCGGCGCCGATGCCGACGCCGAAGCGGCCCTGAACCTGCTCACGCAAGAGAACCTGCTGGTGGCGGAACACGGCAAGCAGCGCTTCCTCAAGCGCCACCTGGCCAACCTCACGTTGACATCGCCGCTCGAAACCAAGGCCAGTGGCCTGGTGGTGTTCACCCAGGACTTCCGCGTGGCGCGCAAGCTGATCGACGAAGGTGCGCGTGTCGAGCAGGAGTTCGTGGTAGAGGTCAAAGGGGATATCCGCGAAGGCGGCCTGGCGCTGCTCAATCACGGCCTGACCTTCAACGGCAAGGAAATCCCGCCGATGAAAGTGAGCTGGCAGAACGAAACGCGCCTGCGCTTCGCGCTCAAGGGCGTCAAGCCCGGCCAGCTGATGCACATGTGCCGCCTGGTCGGCCTGAGCATCGTCAGCATCAAGCGCCTGCGCATCGGCCGCCTGCCGATGGCCAGCCTGCCGTCGGGGCAGTGGCGCTACCTGCACGACTACGAACGTTTCTGA
- a CDS encoding MXAN_6230/SCO0854 family RING domain-containing protein encodes MSVDFKETRALLLRRQSSVFAVEGAERQPEACMQLFDIDLAKLGYALSQRLRARLQTQAAPALSAIQEGIWNVLATQLGGHRQHTPLFRRFPNDVPHNTERLWIDRVLTHFMQAPGQPCLHCARTGTTHVLKPCQHVVCDACFDGGNYSACPICHRHADRDSPFFLPAPGPKQKAAAHAPLKLIDLGASMDDTAQALVRAMCERKQAMSPADTDDFKALAGEYGLRLLAWVPDQIPVRENIALLFGTLLQKCEPAAVLAAAAPHIGSATDVIRLIAAYSGADPSLQGQEVYRQVPVEQARRYVRFKDWFVPDSYWNEQPSVPMRVSIKRFKVAKLARPLRRALLGLLEGMHPNALTEDMLRHRSYWVWLGQFLHPHEYHKRFPQVAFAFSVIRKKGPDGTPGPQFETFYAGLEQAVMRKDAMAMVTLLRQRPGELARRFDHALRVAAGDSAASSAVLDAFAKCAPQFATPVLLTLRALLPTRLHAGETRIYWPKGSVATGFMAPDQRPPLPQETVNQAVALIERELLARFSSKPTVGDWLIDAALADIMVPFNERTASRSAIQLPRGSVLPVPPGKKARLFLHWCQPENGQRSDLDLSVAFYDDQWRFRGVCSYYQLTCKGSDGSIIATSAGDLTDAPFPDGASEFVDLDCELARQNGVRYAVAVLNNYSGMPFEDLEHAFAGLMFRDDVQGAHFDPRTVALRFDLAGTNGVFLPMVFDLRENQLHWLDLYAPGGFEFNNVATSTAAISAVCPAMIAYFASSIRMSMFHLALLHGAARAQRVILRGDGTLRALSRHEGEDNASFLARLRKWNPQDVDSAPVMHEAPLFAALLDADIALPENSIVYALRPGLSAATIAASDLIS; translated from the coding sequence ATGTCTGTCGATTTCAAAGAAACCCGGGCGCTGCTGCTGCGCCGCCAGTCCAGCGTATTCGCCGTGGAAGGCGCCGAGCGCCAGCCTGAGGCCTGCATGCAGCTGTTCGACATCGACCTGGCCAAACTCGGCTACGCGCTCTCGCAGCGCCTGCGCGCGCGACTGCAAACGCAGGCCGCACCCGCGCTGAGCGCAATCCAGGAAGGCATCTGGAATGTGCTGGCGACGCAGCTCGGCGGCCACCGCCAGCACACGCCGCTTTTCCGGCGCTTCCCCAACGATGTCCCGCATAACACCGAGCGATTGTGGATCGACAGGGTCCTGACGCATTTCATGCAGGCGCCCGGCCAGCCCTGCCTGCACTGCGCCCGCACTGGCACCACCCACGTGCTCAAGCCCTGCCAGCACGTGGTGTGCGACGCCTGCTTCGACGGCGGCAATTACAGCGCCTGTCCGATCTGCCATCGTCACGCCGACCGCGACTCGCCGTTCTTCCTGCCCGCACCCGGGCCGAAACAAAAGGCGGCGGCTCACGCGCCGCTCAAGCTGATCGACCTTGGCGCCAGCATGGACGATACGGCGCAGGCGCTGGTACGCGCCATGTGCGAACGCAAGCAGGCCATGTCGCCGGCCGACACCGACGACTTCAAGGCGCTCGCCGGCGAGTACGGCCTGCGCCTGCTGGCCTGGGTTCCCGACCAGATTCCGGTGCGCGAAAATATCGCCCTGCTGTTCGGCACCCTATTGCAGAAATGCGAGCCCGCCGCAGTGCTGGCCGCCGCCGCCCCGCACATCGGCAGCGCGACGGACGTAATCCGCCTGATCGCCGCCTACTCCGGCGCGGACCCGTCGCTGCAAGGGCAAGAGGTCTACCGCCAGGTACCGGTCGAGCAGGCGCGCCGCTACGTGCGTTTCAAGGACTGGTTTGTACCCGACTCGTACTGGAACGAGCAGCCATCGGTTCCGATGAGGGTCAGCATCAAGCGCTTCAAAGTGGCCAAGCTGGCGCGGCCGCTGCGGCGCGCGCTATTGGGTCTGCTGGAAGGCATGCATCCGAACGCGCTGACCGAGGACATGCTGCGCCACCGCTCGTATTGGGTCTGGCTCGGCCAGTTCCTGCACCCGCACGAATATCACAAGCGTTTTCCGCAGGTGGCCTTTGCGTTCAGCGTGATCCGCAAGAAGGGACCGGACGGGACGCCGGGCCCGCAGTTCGAGACCTTTTACGCCGGACTGGAACAAGCCGTCATGCGCAAGGACGCCATGGCCATGGTCACGCTGCTACGCCAGCGGCCGGGGGAACTGGCACGCCGCTTCGACCATGCCCTGCGCGTGGCCGCTGGCGACAGCGCCGCCAGCAGCGCGGTGCTGGACGCCTTTGCAAAGTGCGCACCGCAGTTTGCCACGCCGGTCCTGCTGACCTTGCGCGCCCTGCTGCCAACCCGCCTGCACGCGGGAGAGACGCGCATCTACTGGCCCAAAGGGTCGGTGGCGACCGGATTCATGGCGCCCGATCAGCGCCCACCCCTGCCGCAGGAAACGGTGAACCAGGCAGTTGCCCTGATCGAGCGCGAGCTGCTGGCGCGCTTTTCAAGCAAGCCGACGGTGGGCGACTGGTTGATCGATGCCGCGCTGGCCGACATCATGGTGCCGTTCAACGAACGCACCGCAAGCCGCTCGGCCATCCAGCTGCCGCGCGGCTCGGTGCTGCCGGTCCCGCCGGGCAAAAAGGCGCGCCTGTTCCTGCACTGGTGCCAGCCGGAGAACGGCCAGCGCAGCGACCTCGATCTCTCGGTCGCGTTCTACGACGACCAGTGGCGCTTCCGGGGAGTCTGTTCCTACTATCAGCTCACGTGCAAGGGAAGCGATGGCAGCATCATCGCCACCAGTGCGGGCGACCTGACGGATGCGCCCTTCCCCGACGGCGCCAGCGAATTCGTCGACCTGGACTGCGAACTGGCGCGCCAGAACGGCGTACGCTATGCGGTCGCGGTACTGAACAATTATTCGGGGATGCCGTTCGAAGACCTGGAACATGCGTTCGCCGGCCTGATGTTCCGGGACGACGTACAAGGTGCGCACTTCGATCCGCGCACGGTGGCGCTGCGCTTCGACCTGGCCGGGACCAATGGTGTATTCCTGCCGATGGTGTTCGACCTGCGGGAAAACCAGCTGCACTGGCTGGACCTGTACGCACCGGGCGGATTTGAATTCAATAACGTGGCAACGTCGACTGCGGCCATCAGTGCCGTTTGCCCGGCCATGATTGCCTACTTCGCCAGCAGCATCCGCATGTCGATGTTCCATCTGGCCTTGCTGCATGGGGCGGCGCGGGCGCAACGGGTGATCTTGCGGGGTGATGGCACGCTGCGCGCGCTGTCGCGCCACGAGGGTGAAGATAACGCCAGCTTCCTGGCGCGCCTGCGCAAGTGGAATCCGCAAGATGTCGACAGCGCGCCCGTCATGCACGAAGCGCCGCTGTTCGCCGCCCTGCTCGACGCCGATATCGCGCTGCCGGAGAACAGCATCGTGTATGCGCTGCGGCCCGGCCTGAGCGCGGCGACCATTGCCGCCAGCGACCTGATTTCGTAA
- the ilvC gene encoding ketol-acid reductoisomerase, with amino-acid sequence MNVFYDKDCDLSLVKGKNVAIIGYGSQGHAHAQNLNDSGVNVTVGLRKGGASWTKVEQAGLKVAEVNDAIKAADIIMILLPDENIAQVYTENVAPHAKQGAVLAFAHGFNVHYGQVVPRADLDVIMIAPKAPGHTVRGTYAAGGGVPHLIAVYQDKSGSARDIALSYAMANGGGRAGIIETNFREETETDLFGEQAVLCGGAVELIKAGFETLTEAGYAPEMAYFECLHELKLIVDLIYEGGIANMNYSISNNAEYGEYVTGPKVVTSATKDAMRQCLKDIQTGEYAKSFILENKAGAPTLISRRRLTSEHPIEEVGAKLRAMMPWIAKNKLVDQSKN; translated from the coding sequence ATGAACGTTTTTTACGACAAAGATTGCGACCTCTCCCTCGTTAAAGGCAAAAACGTTGCCATCATCGGCTACGGTTCGCAAGGCCATGCGCACGCACAGAACCTGAACGATTCGGGCGTGAACGTCACCGTCGGCCTGCGCAAGGGCGGCGCGTCGTGGACCAAGGTCGAGCAGGCTGGCCTGAAAGTGGCGGAAGTGAACGATGCGATCAAAGCAGCCGATATCATCATGATCTTGCTGCCTGACGAAAACATCGCCCAGGTCTACACCGAAAACGTGGCACCGCACGCCAAGCAGGGCGCCGTGCTGGCCTTCGCGCACGGCTTTAACGTGCACTACGGCCAGGTTGTGCCACGCGCCGACCTCGACGTGATCATGATCGCCCCGAAAGCGCCGGGCCACACCGTGCGCGGTACCTACGCAGCCGGTGGCGGCGTGCCGCACCTGATCGCCGTGTACCAGGACAAGTCCGGCTCGGCGCGCGATATCGCCCTGTCGTACGCCATGGCCAACGGCGGCGGCCGTGCCGGCATCATCGAAACCAACTTCCGTGAAGAAACCGAGACCGATCTGTTCGGCGAGCAAGCGGTTCTGTGCGGTGGCGCGGTCGAGCTGATCAAGGCCGGCTTCGAAACGCTGACCGAAGCGGGCTACGCGCCGGAAATGGCGTACTTCGAGTGCCTGCACGAGCTCAAGCTGATTGTCGACCTGATCTACGAAGGCGGCATTGCCAACATGAACTACTCGATCTCGAACAACGCCGAGTACGGCGAATACGTGACGGGTCCGAAAGTGGTGACGTCGGCCACCAAAGATGCAATGCGCCAATGCCTGAAGGATATCCAGACCGGCGAATACGCCAAGAGCTTCATCCTGGAAAACAAAGCCGGCGCACCAACCCTGATCTCGCGCCGCCGCTTGACGTCCGAGCATCCGATCGAAGAAGTCGGCGCCAAGCTGCGCGCGATGATGCCGTGGATCGCCAAGAACAAGCTGGTTGATCAGTCGAAGAACTAA
- a CDS encoding DUF3106 domain-containing protein codes for MLATTGAAGIAAAQTGAPPPAGPPLQAPAVVPGQPPTPVIAPISKPAPAIAAPAATKPATIGDKPLWKELSRPQQVALDPLKGEWDQMETVRKQKWLDIANRYSSMKPDEQLRVQERMRDWIKLTPEERRLARENYTLSKKIDKSKKSVEWEKYQQLPEEEKKKLALDAAVAKKQVTNLPPTTQTKPQAPSKPPAACPPGTIRNAPAAVPRCIVSSIAGAPLAAPATPPAVTTPPMTPPGNPAAPVSNAK; via the coding sequence TTGTTGGCAACAACTGGCGCGGCGGGTATCGCCGCAGCCCAGACCGGTGCGCCGCCACCCGCAGGCCCGCCGTTGCAAGCCCCGGCAGTCGTTCCGGGGCAGCCTCCAACTCCCGTCATTGCGCCGATCTCCAAGCCCGCACCCGCCATCGCCGCGCCTGCCGCCACGAAACCGGCAACGATTGGCGACAAACCCCTGTGGAAAGAGCTGTCGCGTCCGCAGCAGGTTGCGCTCGACCCGCTCAAGGGCGAGTGGGACCAGATGGAAACGGTACGCAAGCAAAAGTGGCTCGATATCGCCAACCGCTATTCCTCCATGAAACCTGATGAGCAGCTGCGGGTGCAGGAGCGCATGCGCGACTGGATCAAGCTCACGCCCGAAGAGCGGCGCCTGGCGCGCGAAAACTATACCCTGAGCAAGAAGATCGACAAGAGCAAGAAGTCGGTCGAATGGGAAAAATACCAGCAGTTACCCGAAGAAGAAAAGAAAAAGCTGGCACTTGACGCCGCTGTCGCGAAAAAGCAGGTCACCAACTTGCCGCCGACCACGCAGACCAAGCCGCAAGCGCCGTCCAAGCCACCTGCCGCCTGTCCACCCGGCACGATCCGCAATGCCCCGGCTGCCGTGCCGCGTTGCATCGTCAGCTCGATTGCAGGCGCTCCGCTGGCGGCGCCGGCCACGCCGCCGGCTGTTACAACTCCACCGATGACACCGCCGGGCAATCCGGCAGCTCCCGTATCCAATGCAAAATAG
- a CDS encoding SIMPL domain-containing protein (The SIMPL domain is named for its presence in mouse protein SIMPL (signalling molecule that associates with mouse pelle-like kinase). Bacterial member BP26, from Brucella, was shown to assemble into a channel-like structure, while YggE from E. coli has been associated with resistance to oxidative stress.), which yields MSLKKIALIAALTLATQASAQNTLATAGALVIVPAYGEVTHPNDQVVATFFIEEQDKDKAAAASRVNQKMKQGTEIVRREDPKAILKTVGYYTYPVYPEVAPRPDGQPQPRPLVPTGWRVGQYLEVKTTNLANLPKMTAAVQKILALNGLNFGLSPETTRKLDDQRLIATYKNLNERVSAIASAMGRKMSEAVIETLDYEGSGNYAGQQDAAPMLMRAAKAEAADVAEPSFEPGETTLQMRLVGKVKFK from the coding sequence ATGTCCCTCAAAAAAATTGCATTAATCGCCGCCCTGACGCTCGCCACCCAGGCTTCCGCGCAGAACACGCTCGCGACCGCCGGCGCGCTGGTGATCGTTCCCGCCTACGGTGAAGTGACCCATCCGAATGACCAAGTCGTTGCCACTTTCTTTATCGAAGAGCAGGACAAGGACAAGGCCGCCGCCGCCTCGCGTGTGAACCAGAAGATGAAGCAGGGCACCGAGATCGTGCGCCGGGAAGACCCGAAAGCGATCCTGAAAACGGTCGGCTACTACACCTATCCGGTCTATCCGGAAGTGGCGCCGCGTCCCGACGGCCAGCCGCAGCCTCGTCCGCTCGTGCCGACCGGCTGGCGCGTCGGTCAGTATCTGGAAGTAAAAACCACCAACCTGGCCAACCTGCCGAAAATGACGGCCGCCGTGCAGAAAATCCTGGCCCTGAACGGTCTCAATTTCGGCCTGTCGCCGGAAACCACCCGCAAGCTCGACGATCAGCGTCTCATCGCCACCTACAAGAACCTGAACGAACGCGTTTCCGCGATCGCCAGCGCCATGGGCCGCAAGATGAGCGAAGCGGTCATTGAGACGCTGGACTACGAAGGTTCCGGCAACTATGCTGGCCAGCAGGATGCTGCCCCGATGTTAATGCGCGCCGCCAAGGCCGAAGCGGCCGACGTGGCCGAACCGAGCTTCGAGCCTGGCGAAACCACCTTGCAGATGCGTCTTGTAGGAAAGGTGAAATTCAAGTAA